The genomic window tgtagacctggtgtagacctggtgtagacctggtgtagacctggtgtagacctggtgtagacctggtgtagacctggtgtagacctgtacATTTGCTGATTttcttgtttatgttttgaccAAAGACTATAAACTGTCACTGATCTGAAATAAAATGAGTCAAACACAATTTTAATTTAGGaaataaatctacaaaagtCAAATCTACAAATGTTTTCCCTCGTTTCTACCACAACATCTGGGAGAGCATCTCTCACACTGGAACATCTGGGACGGCATCTGGCGCACAGGGATACAGGATaatggtagggcatctgacacgggGATATAGGataatgggagggcatctgacgcacaggggaTATAggagcatgggagggcatctgacgcacagggatacaggataatggtagggcatctgacagggATACAGGAtaatgggagggcatcaggtgcAGTCCCGGAGCTGTCCGCGCTGATCCCGTTTGTTTGACGTACGGTGTGCGCCTGCGCAGTGACACAGCGAGGATGAGTTCCATCGGCACCGGGGTGAGTGTGTCCCggctctgtttctgttttttcccGTTAAATCGGCTCAGACTCGGCTTGGGTGGCTCTGCTCCGGGTGCAGCTCTTTTACACCTGAACATCTCTTTAACTGAGCCAGATGTGCCATTTGGACCGTTTTTTTCTCGGACTGAGCGCTGCTGCTGAGTCAGAGAGCTAACAGGCTAAAGCTAACCGTAGAAAGCTAacaggctaatgctaaatgAAAACGAAACAAACTTGAACTGTTTAATCTGACGctttttaaagttaaataaaaagttgaaaatctCCTCCCGTCTCAGATTGAAGCCGCTCATATTTTTGTGAAAGCCGAGACAAAAAGGAGCAGTTTTGTTTCTGGAACATTTCTTACtaaacctgtgtgtgtgtgtgtgtgtgtgtgtatatatatatatatatatatatatatatttgtgtgcgTATACACACTTCTATGGCTCACACCCTACAGCTAGATGAGTGGACACTAAAAACACATTGACATCTctgatattttgaagtaataatCTCTGTATAATCAatctttagtgtttttatttttaaatactgaACACGTTTTAACCTGTTTTTCAGTACGATCTTTCGGCCTCCACCTTCTCCCCCGATGGGCGGGTGTTCCAGGTGGAGTATGCCATGAAGGCCGTGGAGAACAGCAGGTACACGTGCCTGTCATCTGTCTCTGCTGAGTGCTGTTCACATTAATTTTCCAGGAATTGAAGGATTGAAAATAAGATACTAATCAATTCTAaagctagtatcaaaactaggtCCTCATTgttcacaggtatcgatactaaaaagttccatccacaggacagaaattaacctttactgaatagcttcagaatgatcttgagcagtatccacagaacaagtataaatcCACACGGATTAGTAtacactcatggaccactatggaacctacctgggcaactgaaggattacacagatataaggccacatgggaatagaaaagaaagtactaccatttaatgctgaaaatcacattatattgtctaaagaaactgtttttattgtcatggTGATGTCACTAcggagtatcgagtctattctgtAGTATCGCAATcatgtttgaaattttattattatgaccACACTAGCGTGGAATCCATGATACtttgtatttgaagtatttcTGAAGTACTTTGCATGTACTTTGTCCTCAGTACTGCGATCGGGATACGCTGTAAGGATGGAGTGGTGTTCGGGGTGGAGAAGCTGGTTTTGTCCAAACTTTACGAAGAGGGGTCAAACAAACGCATCTTCAACATTGACAGACATGTCGGCATGGTAACCGCACACCCCATTTCCATGATAACCTTGTCCAGGGAAACACACTACCGCACATTTCACATTCTCATAAGTTGAAGCTCCCAAAGGAAAGTTGAACAGGGAAACACAAAAACCAGGGGACTAATTCATGTATGTTATTTGTATATAGATCCAAACTTAATGTTTGTACAAATACGCACTTTATAAACGATAGCCAGTTTGAATCGGTTTAGACTGTAGGTACATCTGTGTTTATCTTcccatgtttattattattattcccatGTTTCAGGCAGTTGTAGGTTTTACGTGtatattttcacatgtttattcTTTATGTTCCAGGCCGTTGCTGGGTTATTAGCAGACGCTCGTTCTTTGGCAGAAGTGGCACGAGACGAAGCTTCAAATTTCAGATCCAACTATGGACACGACATTCCACTTAAGGTTAGGGTTATTGTTGATCATACAGGGCTCACCTGTACCATCGATCGATCAATCACACGACACCTGTACCATCGGCCAACCAATCGCGCAACACCTGTAACATGGACCAGTCGCACTACACCTGTACCCTCAATCAATCGCACAACACTTGTACCAATCACAGTATTACtatgtaatattatttaaaataatttaataattttatataataataaataattgttgacatttttaatGCTTTGGGACATTATGAAGAATTATGACATTTTTACTGTACATGTGTGATCCGGAGTCTAaattgtttggaaaaaaaaaaaaaacgcaagcTAGTGGGAAATTGGGTGGAGATAGTGGgtgggtgaaaacagacattttctgggctctcaagcctcaaatgcaagaCACTGGATACTttgctgaacattctaccatagagaTTCAAATAGAACACCCCTCAGTGTtgtgcagttaccatggtgacacaaagcccacattagcaaacactgtaaaaaatgtttttagatcaaagtctgaaaactaaagaaaaaatccaaattggatttaaacagctctgtttcaggagcctgtggtcaatatTAGTGTTTAtggttcagacagagcagtgcttacagttagcatcacaccccaaagggaatgttgacgacatcagctgcaaaatatcaatacccAAACATACTCACTACTCAAACCATGCAGCAATCAGACCATTGAAATAATGACTGGGGAACTCTGCTAGAACAGTACAGTTTGCACAATACAGCTCCTGTCATAAACTTTGTGGTCATttgctgttgtgtgtgtgtctgcagcaCCTGTCTGAGCGTGTGGCCATGTACGTGCACGCCTACACCCTGTACAGCGCCGTCAGACCCTTCGGATGCAGGTCAGACTCTCCACACTGTAAGAACCATGTACAAAGTtcagagaggagacgagagtgCTCACTCTGTCGCACATATACAGGTTAATGCTGTTTCAGACATTACCACATTGTACAGACCAGTCATATTTAacgcagatgacatcacacattctacagaccaatcatatttaacacagatgacatcacacattgtacagaccaatcatatttaacacagatggagcagcTCAAGTGAATCTTGTTCAAACAGATGTGTGCTGTGACTTTAGTTTTTGGATATGTGTATGTAAAAAAATAGTCTCTTTTGTCCCCTCCTCGTCCCTTCTCCTCACTctttgtccctcctcctccgtccTCTTCCCTCATcatccctccgtccctcctcttacctcctcctcgtccctccTTGTCCCACCTCTtcatccctcctccttcctccttgtGCCTCCTCCTcgtgcctcctcctgcctcctcgtCTCTTCTCCTCATGCCTCCTTGTTCCTTCTCCTTGTGCGTCCTCGTCCCTCCTCCTCATGCCTACTTGTTCCTCCTTGTCGCTTCATGTCCCTCCTTGTCCCACCTCTTCATCCTTCGTCCTCATGCTTACTCGTTCCTCCTTGTGCATCTTCGtgcctcctcatccctcctcttGTTACATTGCAGTTTTATCCTGGGTTCCTTTGACAAAGACGACGGTGCTCAGCTGTACATGGTGGATCCCTCTGGCATCTCCTACGTGAGTTTCCTCCTCTGTGGGGGTCAGGGTTTAGATTTGTTGACCATTCCTGGacactatatattttttaaattgactttaaTAGGCAATAGGCTCTGTGTccatcacttttattaaaatctgcaAACATGAAATAAGCAaccttgtttttaaatgtagaatacttcagtttgtggtgttgttttaattattatgcctcaaaattagcattagcattagcactgaggcACAAACatctctaaacacagaagtgtcctccagggaaacactgatctgaaggttggtggttctagTCCTACTCAAAATAAACACAGGTTGAtgttgcgattccagctcccacagatgaatggtgttgttgtgtccttgggcaaaacacttaattttgctcccagtgtctgtacactggtgtatgaatgtgtgtgaatgggtgagtggtttcttgatgttgagccttgaagatggaaaagtgctgtataaaaatgttttctttgtataGTGTTGAACATGTGGTCAGTGATATCCACCTgcctcacctgcagctccctgtcctctgcctcacctgcagctctctgtcctctgcctcacctgcagctctctgtcctctgcctcacctgcagctctgtcctctgcctcacctgcagctctctgtcctctgcctcacctgcagctctctgtcctctgcctcacctgcagctccctgtcctctgcctcacctgcagctccctgtcctctgcctcacctgcagctccctgtcctctgcctcacctgcagctctctgtcctctgcctcacctgcagctctctgtcctctgcctcacctgcagctctctgtcctctgcctcacctgcagctccctgtcctctgcctcacctgcagctccctgtcctctgcctcacctgcagctccctgtcctctgcctcacctgcagctccctgtcctctgcctcacctgcagctccctgtcctctgcctcacctgcagctccctgtcctctgcctcacctgcagctctctgtcctctgcctcacctgcagctccctgtcctcaacctcacctgcagctccctgtcctcagcctcacctgcagctccctgtccactgcctcacctgcagctctctgtcctcttcctcacctgcAGTTCTCTGTTCTCTGCCTCACCTGCagttctctgtcctctgcctcacctgcagctctctgccCTCAGCCttacctgcagctctctgtcctctgcctcacctgcagctctctgtcctcttcctcacctgcagttctctgtcctctgcctcacctgcagctccctgtcctctgcctcacctgcagctccctgtcctctGCCTCGTGTCTTCGCAAAAACGTCATAGATGCAATTGTACAGGACGTAGTGAAGCTAATGGTCAGTGTTCTCATTttaatacagcacttttccaccttcaaggctcaaagcactttacatcaaggaccattcattcacacacattcatacaccagtgtacacagagagTCATTCTTCTGTGGGAGCttgcaacctgtgggtcagtggctctgaccactcaaccaatgatgtttatgttgagagcgggactCTAACTctagccactgtcgccccaattgggtaatttattttaaaaaatccgaGACcatgaacagacattttatcctAAAGGCAaattacaataacaacaataaatagagaacaacaggctgaatagcagtacagcacgctaacataacacatagatGGCAAACTGAAtagtgtctggtatgtttatgtaagatattaacactTAATCAGATAACCAATCTAACATAACATGCTGGCTTGTCCACATACACAAGACACACATACACGAGGgatcttttcactgatgtttactgtggtcttagtTCTTCATTACAGTAGAAGtagcaaacacaaaatataacataagctctggctcatattacataaatacataaaattacatATGAATGCAATAATTTtacatataagttgcacccctggccaaactatgaaaaaaggtgTGACATAGTCTGGAAAATAGGGTACTTCATATAGAGTCATTTATCTCGGggattatgttttaaaaataaccagcaataggcgaaatccgaaGTACTCAgccttattttttataattatatatattttaaggctgtaaaacccctcaccacacactttatacacttttctcagacagtcatttttcacatttctctcttgtttatctACTATACTATGCTATACTAAATCAAAGTTTATCTCCCTTCCGCGATGAttgctttaaatttgttgttcacatatgcctctgctccagcggtatccgcAGAGGCAGCCCCttcgtgcagagaaacacttttgagtccaaagcgtttctgaaatttgtcaaacTAGCCCTTGCTGGCATTAAATGGGCTTGGTACTGCGTGAAAAGTGCTTGTCGATGGCCTGAGCTCCGCATCATCCTGCTCCTCGCTGTCATGAATGTCATTGCTGTCAGCAAAGGTTTCAGGAGTCCAGAGTCACACTGTTggcgatcaaacatttatgtaaatttggcaagctggacacattctgtactgtacaggacacacggcacagaggagattgattgacaatggtctataGTCTCTTAgccacaatgcacattcatgcgctgaaaaaaaaagcatgcaaagtTGCACTAAAAAATCTGCGAGACAGCGAAAGGTAAACCTTGTTAtggtgagggacaactgtactgcaTATACTTCATATACTGCACATCCTGCTCatacacttcacacacttcacacacttcacGTACTTGATGTACTTGATGTACTTCTTTTTAAAGTGTTTGATGTCTGTGCTGCAGGGATACTGGGGCTGTGCCATTGGAAAGGCCAAACAGGCAGCAAAGACCGAGATTGAGAAACTCCAGGTGagaaatgtacttaaacagAGCACAGTACATGTAAAAGTACATGTAGAAGACTGTTACCGTCAACGTGAAAAACCGGACCAGTTCATtataaagttattcctcacttcgttttttgcattctgagcatcctaattactcaccatgtgtttctaagcacttttcaccacATAAATGTAATGTGTCATAGTGGTGTGTCGTATAATGTAAAACACTGGTCGTCTGTGATTTTGTAAAGCCAATAGAACATGAGGTGTCTTTCTTTCAGATGAAGGACATGACGTGCCGAGAGCTGGTCAAAGAAGTGGCCAAAATGTGAGTCACACAacagtttaatatttttaaagtgcCTGAGGTTTGGGTCATTCTctcattttggtttattttggtttgataAAACCTGTTATAAATATTGTTATAGTTTTACATAAATCAAGAAatagtttgtgaagaaaagtttaaaatgtttgaaatgacGGGAAGTAGTGATGAAGCCACACCGAAGATGCCACACTGATGATATCCAAAAGTTCAGCACAatttacacactacacactttTCTAACACGTTACAATATTTTCCctgtttggtcatttttttggaattaaaattttacttcctggttttaaatcatgacatcacactaggaaATTCCAtaagtgttacctagcaacgGTCCAAAACTCCTAATGTCACAGATATACATGTACCACCAACACATACcaacacacattttttgtagCATGTTTTGTAGAACCATGTTTAAATTGTAAGAAAAACGCTATGTAAATCGTTTCCaaacttttggacagaattctcTGTGTGACGTcgtcagtgtgatgtcatcagtgtgggaCTGTCTAAAACAattgttttagaaaaaaaaagtttgaatgtgtaaatgttgatttataattattttttacttacaaatataattttacacttttgtttAATACTTAccactttgtaattttacaactgatttgaacCTTAAGACAGCAAAGGCGGGGCTAGAGGGGACTGGGGTTGCTGTGGCAACAGCTAAACTGGTTTATATAAAGTAAAGGAGTAGCTAACGCGAATTCAGACAGTGCATCACttttatgtgatattatgaTGTGCATTATTAACCTTTTAAAAAGTTGTATACAAAGGTAAATTGCGTAGATAACTTTTGTAGCCACACTGGCTTTAACGAGTTTTTTCAGAAAACGAGATGTTACCATTAATCAGTGCCTTATGCTAGCGGACTTTTCCCCGGCTTTTTCCTGCTAATAAGGCTAGTGTGGCATTATGAGTGGTCACATTGGCTCAAACATTTATAGCAACAACGCCACTCCAGTTAACACCTGGAGAAAGGATTACAAATTTGTAAGCGTAAAACGAAATTTGTAAGTGTGAAACGATATTTgtaagttaaaaaacaaaatgtttaagtgtaaaaaatatatatatatttgtaatttatcagtgtacaaatcaacatttacacattcaaattttttggaacaattgtacctTCATAACTTCCTCTCATTTTGTAAACATGTGCAATTTTCACACAAATCTagaagcagtttgtgaagattATTTATATTCACAACAGGTTTTATCCACCAATTTGGGTCAAAAATTGAGAATCATAACTTGCCATTCACGCTTAAACCGCAGTGCATTCTGGTAGCTGTAGTCCTGACTCTCccgtgttttgtcttttttcagaaTCTACATAGTTCATGACGAGGTGAAGGACAAAGCGTTTGAGCTGGAGCTGAGTTGGGTGGGAGAAGGTCAgcgtctctctctgtttctttggttttatgaatgaaatctgACCTTTCCTGTTTATGTCTCAGTGACAAACGGACGACACGAACTGGTCCCAAAAGACGTcagagaagaggcagagaaaTACGCAAAGGTGTGACCCCCCTCCTCTGCtgcatctgctcctctgctctgctcgcCTGATactctcctctgcattctccaaccctctcctcttcattctctgctctcccctctgaccttctcctctgcaccctctgcttatctgaccctctcctctgaatcctctcctcctctgaccctctcgtctgcatcctctgctcctctgaatcCGCTGCTTTTCAGCATCTTCTCTGaattctctcctctcctctgttccattGTTTAATTGTTTCTTTTCCACAGGActctctggaggaggaggatgattCGGATGAGGACAACATGTAAAAAGTCTgctggtttttttttattctgaaatatttgtttattccaatattaaaatgaaaaaataaaacacctgcttcttaatttaacaaaacaagatCTTAAATGCAATACCAGTTTTTCCCTTAGTTTTGATAGTGAACAGAAGATGCAGTTCTAACCTACAACTTCTTATAAGGTTTATATTTTAGATATTCTACTTAAAAACAGGAAGACATTTTGTGTGAGAACGTTTGGGGTTGAAATGGTGAATAGTTTTACAGAAAACAGCTGTTATGTTGCTTTGTCAGCTGTCCATCACTGGACCATCACACCTTTTAACCTGCATTTGTAAAAACTGTTTTAATATCATCCGCTCTATCCTCTGGCCCGGGTCTCACTGTTTAAATCAGTCTGCAGCGGAGGTTACGCAGAGAAAGCGCATCTTTTCACAAACCCGTGAGAATCCGGATCAGAACACACTGTCCACACCGCCTCGTGAACTGACATATATGGTCACGTCGTCGCTCGCTTCCTGTGACGCAAACACGCACACCCCGCCACTATTCCGCTGCTGTTTGTCTCGTCAAAATCCTCCACAAAACACGCCGAAAACTTGACTTTTCAATCCAGAACACCCTCCACACGTTGAGTTTTAGCCTCAGCTCCGGCGTTCGTGTCGCTTCTACTCAGAAATACGGCGCTTGTAACTCGTATTCAAGCGTCAGCGCCGAACCCCTATCATGAGTGAGCCCATTGTAAAGATTATAAGCGTTTATGAAGTGAAAGAAACGTGATTCATTACTATAACGGACCGTAAATAAACGCGTGACTAGTTATTTACAATTCGGCAGAAATGACAAAGGAGGAAAGGCTTTACTTTAGACACAAACTAAATATGACCCCGTTCTTTGGTGAATTCGGTTAGAAAGCGGGGATTTTGGCTTTAGAACCTGTCCAAACATCGGTCTTTTTGGACATTAAAGCTCTTACAAAGGTGCGCAGTGGTTCTTTATGTACTTAGTCCAGTTTTGTCAGAGAAATCGTGTTTTTTTTCTCGCGTTTCTGACCTGATCCAGCGCAGTGTTTTGAACAGTTTTGGTTCAGCACGTACAAGGGCGGGATTCTCACCCTGACGCAGCGCACGAGGAAGCGACCTCAGCCAATCGGCGCACAGAACAAACCGCGCGCGACCAATGGTGAGGCGCAGTCTCGAGCTTTCCTCTGCGCGCGGCGGTGATTGGGTGCACTCTTAAATCCCAGGCATTTCACCCGCTGCACCAGGACTTTTCTCATATCCAGTCAATGCTCTCAGCTCAGGGGCGAGAATGAGAGGATATACCACAGAAACAACGATTAAGCTGAAGGAACAGGAAGAAGGAACAGAACCAAACATCTGATGTTACTGCCATTTTGTACATGAACTTATAAAAGACTATTCATAAGACATATTCCAAAGCGCCCCATTTTCTTCTAAACATGTCAATTATTACTTCCAAAGTTATGTTTAAGCACAGTAGCTAGGGTTTAGTCGTTTTGACAGAATAGTACTGTAACAGCAAAACAAACTGTTTTCAGAAGCAGACCCTGAGGTAGATAGTTTTCACTGTTTGTTAATATTAAAATCTATATTTAGAGTTATAATCTGCAGAAATATGTCCTGAATCCCAGATGTCCACAATACCCGCCGCACTCGGGGCAAACGCCTGGGTTCGGAgcttcctctgcttcctctggaGCCGCTGTGATTGGCTCCAGCCCCCCGGAGCCTATCGGAATGTCCGCCGCGCTCAGCCACTCACACTCGGGCTCCGGGGCCGCAGCCAATGGGGCGGCGGGAAACACAGCTCCGGGCTCAGACGCCTGTTGTTCGCTTCGAGGCAGAGAGGAAGCTACTCCGTCGATGAATGTGAGTATAATGTCAATATTTCTGCCCCGGATCC from Periophthalmus magnuspinnatus isolate fPerMag1 chromosome 22, fPerMag1.2.pri, whole genome shotgun sequence includes these protein-coding regions:
- the psma3 gene encoding proteasome subunit alpha type-3, translated to MSSIGTGYDLSASTFSPDGRVFQVEYAMKAVENSSTAIGIRCKDGVVFGVEKLVLSKLYEEGSNKRIFNIDRHVGMAVAGLLADARSLAEVARDEASNFRSNYGHDIPLKHLSERVAMYVHAYTLYSAVRPFGCSFILGSFDKDDGAQLYMVDPSGISYGYWGCAIGKAKQAAKTEIEKLQMKDMTCRELVKEVAKIIYIVHDEVKDKAFELELSWVGEVTNGRHELVPKDVREEAEKYAKDSLEEEDDSDEDNM